Proteins encoded by one window of Dioscorea cayenensis subsp. rotundata cultivar TDr96_F1 chromosome 6, TDr96_F1_v2_PseudoChromosome.rev07_lg8_w22 25.fasta, whole genome shotgun sequence:
- the LOC120263952 gene encoding villin-2-like — MSLVKPDLCQRDYDATQDSQAVEFGEGNTFSYESLKSKSSNPVTGINYKRREIYLSDEEFQTVFGMTKELFYQQPKWKQDLQKKNADLF; from the exons ATGTCGTTAGTGAAGCCGGATCTATGTCAGAGGGATTATGATGCTACACAAGATTCACAGGCAGTGGAATTTGGAGAAGGGAACACATTCAGTTATGAAAGTTTAAAGTCTAAATCTAGCAATCCAGTTACTGGAATCAATTACAAAAGAAGAGAG ATCTATCTGTCTGATGAGGAGTTCCAAACAGTGTTTGGAATGACAAAAGAATTATTCTATCAACAACCAAAGTGGAAACAAGACCTTCAGAAAAAGAATGCTGATCTTTTTTGA